A single window of Nicotiana sylvestris chromosome 5, ASM39365v2, whole genome shotgun sequence DNA harbors:
- the LOC138868523 gene encoding cytochrome P450 71AU50-like, translated as MVEESDLEKLKYLDMVLKEGLRLHSIVPIMHHEAMEDCVVDGFHIQKGSRIMINCYAVQRDPNVWPEPEKFFSERFVGSSLGITIVHLVVAQLVHCFDWELPNGMQPLDLDIDEQFGMVACKEKPLMAIPTYRLKK; from the exons ATGGTAGAAGAATCAGACTTGGAGAAGTTGAAGTACTTAGACATGGTTTTAAAAGAGGGCCTGAGGCTGCATTCCATAGTGCCAATAATGCATCATGAGGCCATGGAAGATTGTGTAGTCGATGGCTTCCACATACAGAAGGGATCGCGAATCATGATAAATTGTTATGCGGTTCAGAGGGATCCAAATGTTTGGCCTGAGCCTGAGAAGTTTTTTTCTGAGAGATTTGTTGGGAGCAGT TTGGGGATTACCATTGTTCACCTTGTGGTTGCACAATTGGTGCATTGCTTTGATTGGGAGCTTCCAAATGGTATGCAGCCTCTTGATTTAGACATTGATGAGCAGTTTGGGATGGTAGCATGCAAAGAAAAGCCACTGATGGCTATTCCTACATATAGACTAAAGAAATGA